A DNA window from Macadamia integrifolia cultivar HAES 741 chromosome 4, SCU_Mint_v3, whole genome shotgun sequence contains the following coding sequences:
- the LOC122075197 gene encoding serine/threonine-protein kinase MPS1-like isoform X1 yields the protein MEREDNLPPPPATSQSFSRLSRAFSSSSSSTTSSSSSSSSSLTPDFVRHVQAALKRHRPLGTVQSESLRPRRVLVSQRESEKGSEKSEDAVLSRQANATHDLIAGRENAIAVAGEVPDDSSITPPSNSATGAQTHDQNLEPFGVKGENTKLDLDGRNDDGVSSSCLESQHLPAVDVPNKGQISLGSNVDPHKMEWIGSNRVEISTANDHNLKQRESQQPEVLGISLRSDGGISSLLAKRSALYQDQRHQSMTFIGKDIAHPMTQSSLVVSTCATTTSVHSLSAPMLTSKTYTSCLQDSSSRMDKEPLEELKGNPQPTAQGDAVKPCSTFQYNSEMVIDQKDIPNQSSAFAFDAALRVNDHGILKVQQDCNVKECEQPHNAQVDHGKGSQFDDKPKEGKEFPVNGPDVTCQAPSSRNTYSDVKLEPSKSGKPEKASTGKGASVRKKNNNADLFFRVNGKLYQKLGKIGSGGSSEVYKVISADCTIYALKKIRLKGRDYATACGFCQEIGYLNKLKGKNNVIQLIDYEVTDKILLEEVMSGSMNTKDGRIKDDGYIYMVLEYGEIDLAHMLSQKWKEIDSSNWSIDENWLRFYWQVLSTPFLNSRFLGVAVHYIVREIVTMNSALLFFFFGGGGSGCIQDLSYEDLLGMLPRYPWTDCFVP from the exons ATGGAAAGGGAGGATAACCTTCCACCCCCACCTGCAACTTCCCAAAGCTTCTCGCGTCTCTCTCGTGCCTTCTCTTCATCCTCATCATCGACGACATCCTCTTCATCGTCATCCTCATCATCTTTAACCCCAGATTTTGTTCGGCATGTACAAGCCGCTCTCAAGCGTCACAGGCCTCTTG GTACAGTGCAATCTGAAAGTCTCCGACCAAGACGTGTACTGGTATCCCAGAGAGAATCGGAGAAGGGCAGTGAGAAGTCTGAAGACGCCGTGTTATCGAGACAGGCTAATGCAACGCATGATTTGATTGCTGGGAGGGAAAATGCGATTGCTGTTGCTGGAGAAGTTCCTGATGATTCATCAATTACTCCTCCTTCCAATTCGGCAACAGGCGCACAAACTCATGACCAAAACTTAGAGCCATTTGGTGTGAAGggagaaaatacaaaacttgATCTGGATGGCCGAAATGATGATGGAGTTTCTTCTTCGTGTCTAGAATCTCAACACCTCCCAGCGGTTGATGTTCCAAATAAAGGTCAAATTTCTTTGGGCAGCAATGTGGATCCCCACA AAATGGAATGGATTGGGAGCAATCGGGTGGAGATATCTACTGCTAATGATCACAACTTGAAGCAACGAGAATCTCAGCAACCAGAAGTTTTGGGCATCAGCTTGAGATCAGATGGTGGAATCTCTTCATTGCTTGCAAAAAGAAGTGCTTTGTACCAGGACCAGCGACATCAATCAATGACATTTATCGGAAAAGACATTGCCCACCCCATGACTCAATCCTCGCTTGTGGTTTCAACGTGTGCAACCACAACATCAGTCCATTCATTATCTGCACCAATGCTGACTTCAAAAACCTACACCTCTTGTCTTCAAGATAGTAGTTCCCGTATGGACAAAGAACCTTTAGAAGAGCTCAAGGGAAATCCTCAACCTACAGCTCAAGGTGATGCCGTGAAGCCATGTTCTACATTTCAATACAACAGTGAGATGGTAATAGACCAGAAAGATATTCCAAATCAATCATCTGCCTTTGCTTTCGATGCTGCATTGAGAGTTAATGATCATGGCATTTTAAAGGTTCAGCAAGACTGTAACGTGAAGGAATGCGAGCAGCCACATAATGCACAAGTTGACCATGGGAAAGGTTCTCAGTTTGATGATAAACCAAAGGAAGGGAAGGAATTTCCAGTTAATGGTCCTGATGTAACTTGTCAGGCTCCATCGTCAAGAAACACATATTCGGATGTGAAATTGGAACCTTCCAAATCAGGAAAACCAGAAAAGGCTTCAACTGGAAAAGGGGCATCAGTTcgtaaaaagaataacaatgcTGATTTGTTCTTTAGAGTTAATGGGAAACTCTACCAAAAGCTTGGCAAGATTGGGAGTGGAGGAAGTAGTGAGGTCTACAAAGTCATTTCAGCCGATTGTACAATCTATGCCCTTAAGAAGATCAGGCTTAAGGGTCGTGATTATGCCACTGCATGTGGGTTTTGCCAGGAGATTGGGTATCTAAACAAgctaaagggaaaaaataacgTCATTCAGCTTATTGACTATGAG GTGACAGATAAAATATTGCTTGAGGAAGTCATGAGTGGTTCAATGAATACAAAAGATGGCAGAATCAAGGATGATGGATACATTTACATGGTACTTGAATATGGAGAGATTGATTTGGCTCATATGCTGTCACagaagtggaaagaaattgataGTTCCAATTGGTCCATAGATGAGAACTGGCTCCGTTTCTATTGGCAGGTACTCTCAACACCTTTTCTTAACTCCCGGTTCTTAGGTGTAGCTGTACACTATATTGTGAGAGAAATTGTGACAATGAATtctgctcttcttttttttttttttggggggggggggagtgggtGTATTCAGGATTTGTCCTATGAGGATTTACTCGGAATGCTGCCAAGATATCCTTGGACTGACTGCTTTGTTCCTTGA
- the LOC122075197 gene encoding serine/threonine-protein kinase MPS1-like isoform X3, producing MEREDNLPPPPATSQSFSRLSRAFSSSSSSTTSSSSSSSSSLTPDFVRHVQAALKRHRPLGTVQSESLRPRRVLVSQRESEKGSEKSEDAVLSRQANATHDLIAGRENAIAVAGEVPDDSSITPPSNSATGAQTHDQNLEPFGVKGENTKLDLDGRNDDGVSSSCLESQHLPAVDVPNKGQISLGSNVDPHKMEWIGSNRVEISTANDHNLKQRESQQPEVLGISLRSDGGISSLLAKRSALYQDQRHQSMTFIGKDIAHPMTQSSLVVSTCATTTSVHSLSAPMLTSKTYTSCLQDSSSRMDKEPLEELKGNPQPTAQGDAVKPCSTFQYNSEMVIDQKDIPNQSSAFAFDAALRVNDHGILKVQQDCNVKECEQPHNAQVDHGKGSQFDDKPKEGKEFPVNGPDVTCQAPSSRNTYSDVKLEPSKSGKPEKASTGKGASVRKKNNNADLFFRVNGKLYQKLGKIGSGGSSEVYKVISADCTIYALKKIRLKGRDYATACGFCQEIGYLNKLKGKNNVIQLIDYEIKYCLRKS from the exons ATGGAAAGGGAGGATAACCTTCCACCCCCACCTGCAACTTCCCAAAGCTTCTCGCGTCTCTCTCGTGCCTTCTCTTCATCCTCATCATCGACGACATCCTCTTCATCGTCATCCTCATCATCTTTAACCCCAGATTTTGTTCGGCATGTACAAGCCGCTCTCAAGCGTCACAGGCCTCTTG GTACAGTGCAATCTGAAAGTCTCCGACCAAGACGTGTACTGGTATCCCAGAGAGAATCGGAGAAGGGCAGTGAGAAGTCTGAAGACGCCGTGTTATCGAGACAGGCTAATGCAACGCATGATTTGATTGCTGGGAGGGAAAATGCGATTGCTGTTGCTGGAGAAGTTCCTGATGATTCATCAATTACTCCTCCTTCCAATTCGGCAACAGGCGCACAAACTCATGACCAAAACTTAGAGCCATTTGGTGTGAAGggagaaaatacaaaacttgATCTGGATGGCCGAAATGATGATGGAGTTTCTTCTTCGTGTCTAGAATCTCAACACCTCCCAGCGGTTGATGTTCCAAATAAAGGTCAAATTTCTTTGGGCAGCAATGTGGATCCCCACA AAATGGAATGGATTGGGAGCAATCGGGTGGAGATATCTACTGCTAATGATCACAACTTGAAGCAACGAGAATCTCAGCAACCAGAAGTTTTGGGCATCAGCTTGAGATCAGATGGTGGAATCTCTTCATTGCTTGCAAAAAGAAGTGCTTTGTACCAGGACCAGCGACATCAATCAATGACATTTATCGGAAAAGACATTGCCCACCCCATGACTCAATCCTCGCTTGTGGTTTCAACGTGTGCAACCACAACATCAGTCCATTCATTATCTGCACCAATGCTGACTTCAAAAACCTACACCTCTTGTCTTCAAGATAGTAGTTCCCGTATGGACAAAGAACCTTTAGAAGAGCTCAAGGGAAATCCTCAACCTACAGCTCAAGGTGATGCCGTGAAGCCATGTTCTACATTTCAATACAACAGTGAGATGGTAATAGACCAGAAAGATATTCCAAATCAATCATCTGCCTTTGCTTTCGATGCTGCATTGAGAGTTAATGATCATGGCATTTTAAAGGTTCAGCAAGACTGTAACGTGAAGGAATGCGAGCAGCCACATAATGCACAAGTTGACCATGGGAAAGGTTCTCAGTTTGATGATAAACCAAAGGAAGGGAAGGAATTTCCAGTTAATGGTCCTGATGTAACTTGTCAGGCTCCATCGTCAAGAAACACATATTCGGATGTGAAATTGGAACCTTCCAAATCAGGAAAACCAGAAAAGGCTTCAACTGGAAAAGGGGCATCAGTTcgtaaaaagaataacaatgcTGATTTGTTCTTTAGAGTTAATGGGAAACTCTACCAAAAGCTTGGCAAGATTGGGAGTGGAGGAAGTAGTGAGGTCTACAAAGTCATTTCAGCCGATTGTACAATCTATGCCCTTAAGAAGATCAGGCTTAAGGGTCGTGATTATGCCACTGCATGTGGGTTTTGCCAGGAGATTGGGTATCTAAACAAgctaaagggaaaaaataacgTCATTCAGCTTATTGACTATGAG ATAAAATATTGCTTGAGGAAGTCATGA
- the LOC122075197 gene encoding serine/threonine-protein kinase MPS1-like isoform X2 — translation MYKPLSSVTGLLGSVCGFPGTVQSESLRPRRVLVSQRESEKGSEKSEDAVLSRQANATHDLIAGRENAIAVAGEVPDDSSITPPSNSATGAQTHDQNLEPFGVKGENTKLDLDGRNDDGVSSSCLESQHLPAVDVPNKGQISLGSNVDPHKMEWIGSNRVEISTANDHNLKQRESQQPEVLGISLRSDGGISSLLAKRSALYQDQRHQSMTFIGKDIAHPMTQSSLVVSTCATTTSVHSLSAPMLTSKTYTSCLQDSSSRMDKEPLEELKGNPQPTAQGDAVKPCSTFQYNSEMVIDQKDIPNQSSAFAFDAALRVNDHGILKVQQDCNVKECEQPHNAQVDHGKGSQFDDKPKEGKEFPVNGPDVTCQAPSSRNTYSDVKLEPSKSGKPEKASTGKGASVRKKNNNADLFFRVNGKLYQKLGKIGSGGSSEVYKVISADCTIYALKKIRLKGRDYATACGFCQEIGYLNKLKGKNNVIQLIDYEVTDKILLEEVMSGSMNTKDGRIKDDGYIYMVLEYGEIDLAHMLSQKWKEIDSSNWSIDENWLRFYWQVLSTPFLNSRFLGVAVHYIVREIVTMNSALLFFFFGGGGSGCIQDLSYEDLLGMLPRYPWTDCFVP, via the exons ATGTACAAGCCGCTCTCAAGCGTCACAGGCCTCTTG GGTTCTGTGTGTGGATTTCCAGGTACAGTGCAATCTGAAAGTCTCCGACCAAGACGTGTACTGGTATCCCAGAGAGAATCGGAGAAGGGCAGTGAGAAGTCTGAAGACGCCGTGTTATCGAGACAGGCTAATGCAACGCATGATTTGATTGCTGGGAGGGAAAATGCGATTGCTGTTGCTGGAGAAGTTCCTGATGATTCATCAATTACTCCTCCTTCCAATTCGGCAACAGGCGCACAAACTCATGACCAAAACTTAGAGCCATTTGGTGTGAAGggagaaaatacaaaacttgATCTGGATGGCCGAAATGATGATGGAGTTTCTTCTTCGTGTCTAGAATCTCAACACCTCCCAGCGGTTGATGTTCCAAATAAAGGTCAAATTTCTTTGGGCAGCAATGTGGATCCCCACA AAATGGAATGGATTGGGAGCAATCGGGTGGAGATATCTACTGCTAATGATCACAACTTGAAGCAACGAGAATCTCAGCAACCAGAAGTTTTGGGCATCAGCTTGAGATCAGATGGTGGAATCTCTTCATTGCTTGCAAAAAGAAGTGCTTTGTACCAGGACCAGCGACATCAATCAATGACATTTATCGGAAAAGACATTGCCCACCCCATGACTCAATCCTCGCTTGTGGTTTCAACGTGTGCAACCACAACATCAGTCCATTCATTATCTGCACCAATGCTGACTTCAAAAACCTACACCTCTTGTCTTCAAGATAGTAGTTCCCGTATGGACAAAGAACCTTTAGAAGAGCTCAAGGGAAATCCTCAACCTACAGCTCAAGGTGATGCCGTGAAGCCATGTTCTACATTTCAATACAACAGTGAGATGGTAATAGACCAGAAAGATATTCCAAATCAATCATCTGCCTTTGCTTTCGATGCTGCATTGAGAGTTAATGATCATGGCATTTTAAAGGTTCAGCAAGACTGTAACGTGAAGGAATGCGAGCAGCCACATAATGCACAAGTTGACCATGGGAAAGGTTCTCAGTTTGATGATAAACCAAAGGAAGGGAAGGAATTTCCAGTTAATGGTCCTGATGTAACTTGTCAGGCTCCATCGTCAAGAAACACATATTCGGATGTGAAATTGGAACCTTCCAAATCAGGAAAACCAGAAAAGGCTTCAACTGGAAAAGGGGCATCAGTTcgtaaaaagaataacaatgcTGATTTGTTCTTTAGAGTTAATGGGAAACTCTACCAAAAGCTTGGCAAGATTGGGAGTGGAGGAAGTAGTGAGGTCTACAAAGTCATTTCAGCCGATTGTACAATCTATGCCCTTAAGAAGATCAGGCTTAAGGGTCGTGATTATGCCACTGCATGTGGGTTTTGCCAGGAGATTGGGTATCTAAACAAgctaaagggaaaaaataacgTCATTCAGCTTATTGACTATGAG GTGACAGATAAAATATTGCTTGAGGAAGTCATGAGTGGTTCAATGAATACAAAAGATGGCAGAATCAAGGATGATGGATACATTTACATGGTACTTGAATATGGAGAGATTGATTTGGCTCATATGCTGTCACagaagtggaaagaaattgataGTTCCAATTGGTCCATAGATGAGAACTGGCTCCGTTTCTATTGGCAGGTACTCTCAACACCTTTTCTTAACTCCCGGTTCTTAGGTGTAGCTGTACACTATATTGTGAGAGAAATTGTGACAATGAATtctgctcttcttttttttttttttggggggggggggagtgggtGTATTCAGGATTTGTCCTATGAGGATTTACTCGGAATGCTGCCAAGATATCCTTGGACTGACTGCTTTGTTCCTTGA
- the LOC122075238 gene encoding uncharacterized protein LOC122075238, translated as MWNLEYLRLDYPKMCFQSLKEGECRWNKDKYQWLLTDAANIEFPFSFCLFFPCLPISSTIQFYFVTLLFLQIRCSSCGTCIRAEVCCESRTWLWVKLYKMLSVES; from the exons ATGTGGAATCTTGAATATCTTAGATTGGACTATCCTAAGATGTGTTTCCAGAGTTTGAAAGAGGGG GAATGTCGATGGAATAAAGATAAATATCAGTGGCTGCTGACTGATGCTGCAAATATTGAGTTTCCCTTCTCCTTTTGCTTGTTTTTTCCCTGTTTGCCCATCTCTTCTACTatccaattttattttgtaactttATTGTTTTTGCAGATTAGGTGTTCGTCATGTGGCACATGTATACGAGCTGAG GTTTGTTGTGAGTCGAGGACATGGTTATGGGTGAAGCTGTACAAAAT GTTGAGTGTGGAATCTTGA